In the genome of Crassostrea angulata isolate pt1a10 chromosome 6, ASM2561291v2, whole genome shotgun sequence, the window ttcacaaatcattgtaaagaggatgcctataactttaatcttgattttagtcatcattgcatactcgctgtttatctatgacgtcacctaaatgacctaattcccgcaaatttgcaaacaaatgaagatattctcatttttgctctatatcttgcattcggaagtatagagcgcaggtctgctcaagtgcgattttaacatatgtttttcttcagattgtTATACAtatcatactaaaaaatggtacatgagcaagcctgcgctcgatgtttcccagtcgaaaaatcATCGGAAAatacccatattttgctacaaaacatcaatttatcaaaataatgcaatattcatgacgtcatttctacattatgacgtcactgtggtgataaccttttatacctttatttccaatatgattttaactatctttcaccttattttaaagctctttcttgaactttgattttggggggcaaaatttgcataaaaccgcacttagtccttttaaaataagattCGATTAGCAATTAACTataatttagtaaagaaaaaatcagtATACTGTGCCTTTTAAATTTGGGTAATACTTTTGggtataattttaattagagcTATTCCTCTAAAGGAGACCAATACAGTCTAAAATGACCATGGCCAATGAGCCTTCTTATAAAAAAGTCTTCACATTTTACAGTATAAGTAGCTCAGAAATACATTGTGTCATGAATCATTGTCGTTCGTACCACTTAATGAATGACGTCACAATCAATAAAACTCGACATTTTATACTTacacattgaaatatttcatcggCACAAACACAATCACAGTAGCAATGGCTAAAGATTTGACTTGATATTTCGTTGTTAGGCTGTTTAAATTTGCCATCTTTTTATGCACATTGACTgcattttgatacatgtaaaagtaacccccccccctttactgatttgtttatcttttataattttatgttgtttttaataaatgacaacCTATCTTGGTGTTTGTGTGACTTTTTGGATAAAGAAAAATAGCGTCAATTCACTGGAGAACAAAAACAGTATTGCGTTTTCTACAAAACAAATCCCATGGACCTAAATctaataatgtaaataaatggaAATTAAATTCACACAACGAAATCTTGTGCTGgattaaaaaaggaaaatgtaattaaacattttaaatcaacCTGTTAACAATATGATTCATCAAATCTTTTATAAGTTATAAACATAACAATCTATTCATTTACAAGAATTCATTATTTGAGGATTAATGACCTTTTGTGAGATGCGGCttgaattcattttaaactattgCCTCAAGTAAAGTTGCAGTTATGTCAGTTGCTAGCTCTATAGTACTATCTTCAAGACGCCACCTATCCAGCATGTGAAGCGCTCTCATTCTATCGTTATCAAAATCCATGTTAAAGGCTTTGATGTCTTCATCGTCAAATCCAAGTTTTCTTGCAAGTAGTTCCCATTTTGGCTCCAGTTTTGCAGACAATTCTTTTATACTTTTATCAGAGAGAAATcctgaaataaaatacatatattgaaactaattgttataaatttttatCATGTATCAGGATTAAAGAGCTACGAGAGAGTACTTATTGTTTAAAACTCGTAGAATGATCCCTCATAACTTTTATtagaatattaatatttatattttaacttGTGTTGGTTGAAACCCAATCTAAATCatgaaaaaacataaaatttggtCGTATAATTTCTGTCACATATTGAATAACAAGACAGATAACAACCATTCATAAAAGGCATTAAGAAGGAATCTGTTTCTTTAGCAAGACTATCTTCGTCAAGCTCCATCAAAGATTCCAAAATGGTTGTAACCTGAAAGGAATATACAATTGtttgataaattatattatGCACTGTTGCTCACAGAGAATGTGCGTTAGTATGATATTTGACTCTTTTTAAGACAGTCGTCCTATCATtagcaaaataaaatacacGACCTGTATTTTTTGTGCATTTCacataaacttttaaatattggtGGCTCTGAAGCATCAACTTCAATGGGTAAACGATAAGAGGGCCAATTAAACCtatgatttttcaaaacttttttagaATTTCAGTTACAAAATTTTTACTGTAACATAATTTAATTCGGAATGCAgttacaatcaaagtactgaagtacagAAAGCCGGGCTGTTTTTGTGTGtctttatcatgtttatgcatattgtgtagtaaagactgaagaTTTTACTTTGAcactgtttggttttttgtttacttttgaagttgtgctatttatagtaacattggcgatttgcatgcctacagccaggactctgctttcagcagagcccggctaaaatcATCTGAAAATAGGGTAGAAAGGCGGACGttgatatttattaagaaaacatGGTATGTAATTAATCAAGAAATCTCTactttgttttcttgttttggTCTTTGGCTTGCCCAGCTCATAATGAAAGCTTCACAGCATTTCCTTTCCGTGTTTCCTTCTCTATTTGCTCGATTTTTCAAAACCTTCACCTTCCTAGCGTCCATACACAGCTTCATATACAAATCATGTTTGTCTGGTGATCCACGTTTTGTCAGTTGCCATGCAAGGTATTTCGCGGCTGCTTTCACTTAAAAAATCAGACATTAAATGGAAGCAACTAAATCAAGTTTTATTTCAGACAATGTtgaatcaaattattttgaaaaagtacCTGGTACATCAAGTGTTAATGGTGCATATCTCTGGGCTTCCTAAAGtcatatagaaaaatattaataatattattgaaataaaataaaccaaTATAATTTGTTCACAGTCTTTAAGTTTAACAAAGTCTttacatttcatatttatatgcatgattttgcttacaatgatAATTTTACTTGTTAAACGCACCTTCGgaatatgtattaaaaaagagCCACTCCTTGGTGGGGACTGTGGCGTGTCTCCCACATTGTATGCCAGATTTCCCTGGTATGTCCTACTGGAAAACTGAGCCTTTTTATTTACAACATCTATTTGAACGCAGGGCTGGGCAGTATCAATATTCAAGAAAAAGCTCATCTGAGTCGCCCCGGAAACATATTTGATGTTCCCATTTGCATTGAAGATAACTTCTTCCGTGTCACATAAACCAAGCTCCACCATCTCCTCTGGTCCATCCTTATATCCCTGATTTGCCATCTCTTTTTGTGCGTCTCCACTCTTTGATTTCTCAACGCATCGAATGTATAGATCCGAGGGTCTCTCCATATGTTGTTTGACAATCAGTCGAACCGGAACTTGGTATATTCTTTGGTAGATTTCATTTGCGACCCTGCATATTTCCTCGTCTGAAATGCCTTTAGGTACCACAAATCCAATCAAACTAAAAGGAAAAAGGCGTTATATTGTTTTAGaaaacataaaattgtataGCAACTAAtctttttgataatattttaagTCATACTTACTCGAAGTTTCTCTGGTTTGAAGGAATTGAGACGGTTGTATTATTTGGAAGGTTTGAACTCGATCGAAACTTCATAAGTTTCCATTCCTTGCTATCATTGCTCGACACCAACTGTAGTTTTGATGATTTAACATCTGAAAATATAGATAAATCCACTAGTACTAAGATATAAGTTAACCCATTTAATATCAAAGCCGAGGCCTTATTTACACTAATCTATCATCATCATTATATCACGTACCCTCAAAATCACTCCCTAGCTCGGATTCCTCCAAATCAGTCAGTGTTTTCTGAAGAATCTGAGCCAGATGGCCCTGTTTAGCCGCTGATAAGGATTCCACCAATGCCTTAAACCCAGACTCACTTGCCGTTTTAAACAATTCTAATAATTCCCTTGCCTTTGCTTCATTTGATGCTCTACTCTGAAATAATAAAAGTTTCCAAATTATGATGAAGAGAGATTTTTGAAACTGATTAGAACattacatttttagctcacttgaTCTAAATTTTTACAAGGGaataaaaaatgagaaatttgtgaaaatcttgtTCGTAAGACTTTAGATAATCAATAAGTGTGGTCATTTATATTTGCCATTTCTAACTTTAAAGGATGCGTTTTGTTATCTGTTGATTTTCAAACGTTAACTACTCTCAGTTCTTTGAGTATCTCCAAAAAAATAACGTTAATATTTACGATAATTATTTTGTAACATCATGACCATATTTCATACCAAAACTTAGCTTGAGAGACAATATTTTGTTCTATCATACCtggattttattgattatttgcTCTGTTAgtactgattttgattgaagtTTGTCAATCACATCACCCACAGCCATGTCTGTTACAAGCTTGTTTGCGCACTGATGAATTGCTCTTCCATGGAGTGATTCTGAAAattctgttaaaagtaaaattctgTATTAAAACTTCGTATTCTAAAAGCTTTGTTTCGTATCTGTATTCCCTCAACCCATGTTAGATTTCTTTATTGACAATGGATGTAGGGGTAATATGAATGTTGGTTTAAATCATattcagattatttttaaataggtttttttttaataatgagaGATTGTCTTTACTCTCATTCACTCTATTGTATGTATCGGAATTTACGACAAGATTAccatttaagtttttaaaaaaaataatagaattgGTCAAAAAGTGGTCAATAGTTTCAGTGCCAAGTCTTAGTCGATTGATTACTCAAAATCACAAAACAAATAtcctaatattttttctaaataaattgaaatatgcTTCATTGTTCAATATTTCCTACTATAATTGTCTCCCCATGAATCAAAAGAGTATTAATGTGCGATTTGTTGAACGGTATTTGTTTTTAGTGTTTGTGGTATAGggtaaaaattatgtttattaacCTCCTgctgtaaaatatcaaaaaatatttgcttcATTTCATATTACACAGATATCTCTCCTtagttgattaaaattaattcgATTTCTAATTAgattagtttgaaaaaaaaataataataaaagattttgataacatgcgaaaaattatttttcggTATGTCCTACACAATAGCATCGTTCTCAGTCATCTCATTCTGATCAGTTTTGAATATGTCTACCTAACTTTCAATTGTTAGACTTTGATGTTTCGAAGTTTGCGAGACTGGGTGAGAAGTTCAATATCCTAAAATCTCCGCATTCAGGATATCAGAATAGAATTTTACCTGAAAGTCATGATTATGtaagaaattattaatattatttccaTTATGctcttttcatttcaaatacTATCTTTGgtgtataattaaaaaatcgGAAAATGTTGAAACAGTCTTGCCTGTCTTCTTGATGTAATTAGGTTGAATATGAAGCGTCACATCATTTTGGGTGTACTCATCAAACTCAACACCAAACAAAGGAGTTGCAATTCGTATGTGATTGAAATCAGGCTCTGATGATACTCTAGAAGCTAAGGCATTGTCCACCTAGTTTGTTAATcaatattaaatgaatatatcacTAAAATGCTAGTTGGATAACAAACAACTTTTGTAAACTTGTGAAGGTTCTTCTATTTCTATTTATTAATTGGTGTCTAAGGcaatcagattttaaataattcagaAATCAAGTCATGGACATTTCTGTTAATATACCTTTAAATGTGCACATATATCCCTCTTAAATGTTCCTTCTGGAATTCTCATTATTAAGTTTTCGTCGTTTGATGGGCGTATTTCTGCTGCATTGCGAACATTGTTTTTGATGGTAAAGCTCTCTCTTTTAGGTCTAGAAACAACGGCCATTTCTACCATATtgaatttaaccaaacttgctCCAACGAGTGGTACGTTTATCTGGTGAAATGTTTTGAAGGACGTTAAAGAGTGATGaacgttttatatataaatgcatattagataatatttatacatgtgAATATTACATATATGAACATCTTACTTCATTTAGATTAGCAGTCGGTGTTATTTTTTCTGGGTAAGTCCATTTGCTTCCATCAATCGagatttttaactttatttcttTGTCATTGTCAATGGACATATAAGGAACAAATATTCTCATTGGAAcctaaaatacaaaacattgttATAGTTGGTTCTTTTAGGCCATGAGGACAAACGCAATTAAACAcggtaaatatttttcttaaataaagatGTTTTGATGGATCGTGGGACTCGTTAGAGAGAACTCTTGGTCCGTTTATCCAGTTGAGGACTTTAAAGTTTCGGTAAGCCTTAATTTTTGACTATCGCAAATGTGTTACAGCTGACAGTTTTTGGTTATTATTACTAATATGCTATTATTTgtgttttcattgaaaaaaaattatttccctAATATTGAATAGATTCTTACATCCATTACGAACTGGAAACCATCTCTTGGTATGATCTTCACCACTGAAGCTACAACAATTTCTTCTCTATTTTCTGAACAACGTTTTAAATCATCTGGTCTATCAGATGAAAGACAGCTCAAATCTTCTTTTGTAAACCCATGGTTTCCTTCTACCACAGTGACGACACAGCAAAGTCCATTGTGATACCCTTGGTCAGAACCCCTGTAATATCTGTCAAGAAAGATGTGATTcctttttactttaaaaaaaattctccggggggggggggggtgtaaaaacaaattttcccaGATTGAGACAATTTATAACATAAACTCATCTCTTGAAAGAATAAATTTTGCGAAGATTTCAAGCGAAAATTTTTTTAGTTTCAGTCAACAATTTGATAGATCTAATACACTGATCTGACTTTAAACAAGACCATCATAACAGTGTTATAAAGTCATTTGTACTTATATACTGGCCAATTATTTGGATCCTTTCTTCTCATTTCTTCTTTCCTTTTACGCTCTTCCTCCTCTTTTAGTTTTCTCTCTTCTTCTTCCTTTCGTTttgtttcttcttcttttctCTTTcgttcttcttcttctttcctCTTTTGTTCCGCTTCTTCTCTCTCCTTTTCCTTTCTTTTTAATTCCGCTTCTCTTTTCTGTCGTTCTTCTTCCTCTTTCCGTTTCTTCTCTTCTTCTTCCTTTCTTCGTTCttcctctttttttcttttccggTCTCCTTCCTCTTTTCTTTCTCGCTCTTCTTCCTCTTCTTGTCTTTTTCGttcttcttcttttctttttctctccTCTTCTTCTATTCTTTTTCTCTCCTCTTCTTCTATTCTTTTTCGTTCTTcctcttcttttctttttcgttCTTCTTCCTCTTTTCTCTTTCGTTCTTCCTCCTCTCTTCTCTTTTGTTCTTCTGCCTCTTTTCTTTTTCGCTCCTCTTCTTCTTTTCTTCTTCGTTCAGTCTCTTCTCTTTCCTTTTCTCTCTTTTTCCTGTCCTCTTCTCTTTTTCGTTTCTCTGCTTCTTCCTTTGCTTTGCGTTTCTTCCGTTCTTTAGCATTTTCAAGACTATCAGACCAAGTTCTTAAAGCTGACGCAATGCTGTTCACATCACTGTTTGTTACTGTTATATCAGTTTTAGCTTTTGCAAGGACGTCTTCCGTTTGGTTCAACAATTTTTGAAGATTATGTTGTTGATTAGCTATTTTCTCGTATTCCAGCATAAGTCGTGCTTGTTCTACATCATAACGTTTTCTGTTTAATCAATATCTAAATTTACTAGTTTGCTTGTTGAATTAACATCAAACATCCATGCAAAGTTAAAATCATTGTGTAGTTATCAAAATTCATGCAGTTCAAAATTTGTCAATTTCGTAGTTACCCTCGAATTATTTTTCCATACGAATTATCAAAAATAGtctttaatttttgaatttataagcAAATCAACGTTATTATATTACATAGAACATTATTAATCCaatatgaataattaaaagACTTGGTCCCGTCGCATTTATTTGGTTCCACAGTAAACACATAAGCAAATCTTAATTTGTTTGGTTGGTTGgttttttgtaagttttttttttgggggggggggggggggggggggctcgataaaaaaaaaatccttctttAACGTTTACACAGCTAgttgtatttttcaaaagatataaCCAGGATTTGACACTATACTAAATACTTCCATTTCCAAATgcttagattttaatttttgtgtgttgaactcttaatattttaaacttaatcaAAACTATTCAATTCTGGTCAAACGACCACAATAATGAAACAAATCCAAATCTTAccacaaaaatatcaagtttctTATTATTGTTGCAGTTCATGTTATACCGTTGAAGAAAAATGCGTCaatatgtattttatgatatttgcgATAACTTTTCATAACATTTATAGTTATATGATATGACTGTAGGAAAACCTTTTTTGTTTCATCTCGTATATAACACAATTTCGTATTGCTCATAATCAGAGGCATGGGTTGTTCCCACTTTCAGGTTTTAAATTTGAGAATAAAGTATAACtgattttttacatgtaatactagTAATATTACATTTATGAAAATACCTTGCATCTTGTTTTGCTTTAGTGTCACCAGACATCATTGATGGTTTAATGCCAATGAACTGCAACACGCTTGTAACGACATTCTTACCATTCTCTTCGCTTTTAAAGATCTTTGTATTGGTTTCTGAAGAGAGAGGGAGGGGAGTAAAAACATTTCcagtgaagaaaattgaaaacaaacttGTTCCTAAGAGAAACAAGAAAATTATGGTTGTGGTAATCTTCTTCACATTTCACctgttttatttcttaacaACGACCAAAACATTAGCCATCTCTATGATATTAAGTGCTTACCAAGGTAATGAAAGTAGTAATGTTTATCTTTATAGATTATATGAGCAGACCTTTCAGTAAAAGAGCAGTggacaaatgttttaaaatatcttccatgaaaatttatcaacaaaacCATACGAGTTTGTCATCACTGCCTCTAACATTCGATGTCCCTGTAAACAGTGACAAAATGTGTACTACCTACACAGAACTACTACAGAAAATACGTATCGCatcaggaaaaaataaaattccatggtagcgagcgcagcgaggcggcgcgaagcgccgctcgcatagcgagctccatagacaacgtgtacgaacggaggaaattcgagttgaaatctgcacattgttcaaagaaaattttatgaggccacgtgaaaacgttctactatcccagtgatcctttgtggtgcatagcaacatggctgaacaggaagcgtttctaaggaaaattcttacctgtaaattgcatacatcattttcatttaacaataaaaaatccttttaaaaatattaaagtaaacaacacatatgcttacgtaaaaaactgtacctatgacgtcatttctttccccgaatttgtccgacaatttacgaaaactgtcgagcgcaaaaagttaagtatgacgtcacagtgatctcgcgttttatattcccgcgatacatttagaggtgaatcaagcatctgtactgaatgtaacgtgtaggaagtactcagtagGGAGTCACCGTTAATACTGATACTATGCTCGCTATTAACggtggctgattagttttgttttgatgattttttttttgctcagtaaatacacatgcaagttccatgctaaatttattgtcatattgatccaatcattgtTATAccttaggtaggtgacaaaaatcATTAAcccggtaaaaaaaaaaagtctaatcgttattagatctacgtgtagccacgtcattttgtaatgaatgaataaaagaaaaaaaattaaactgttaaaatatcaacatgtatttgttatagttgcatatgtggtcaaacctttcaataatattggatatcacacactaaaaagGGGGGAGGGCACatatgtctacaacgcttatatagcgtacaaaaattaaaaagattaaaaacaaaattgatgtctcagaggaaaataattaaaacaccggtaacaacaaggaacaaaatgagatataacacagacacacaatttattgattttaatgatcattattaaaaggtaaagaagagataaaaaaaaaacggctttgtgttatcaaaatattttaataagtttgtttaacattttattaatgctcagtggtagtttttgtttaagtgtatttaAGCCTAGGAAaggaccattggaataaaagtttgatatcttgcgatggtaaaagttttcgagacaaagccaaagttttttggtttggttaagtccacgggttgcaattaacaatgatgacagatgtgtggctccttctgcgctcgccccaacggtcacctcgtaaaacatattatgtaaCTAAGgagtatcattttaaaaatctataattaTGTTATTTGTTATCAACACGATTATTTTTGCTATATTTTAACAcagaatttttatgaaatttttgtaattataaaattttaattcacaccaaaaagaacacaaaaaaatttgtttacatactTCTGTACTCATAATTTTATGAGGAAATTTTATTAAGGCCAGGATTGAAGCAACCTTACAAACTAAGTACATGATTGTCGTCCTATACAAAAActggtgtgtgtgtgtatatatatatatatatatatatatatatatatatatatatatatatatatatatatatatatatatataggcgATTGATTGGTATAgaataagaaatttaaaaaaaaaatcagttgaaaAGTTGAAATAGTAAATTATAAGCATTTTTAAGAACCtgatattgttttgatttttttaaaatataaattgattaaaatatattcaaaatgatgttcAAGGAATTATTTTCAATGCGTAAAGTTGTTGACGTCTTACAGTAAATGTTGTGCGGCTGacaattataatatttacagaaatgattGAGGTTAAACAAAATACTGGTGTGATACCATgtgatatcaaaatatttatcacatgtgtgatatccaccgtatattgattttaacatgTGATTGATTTAAAATTCCTCATGACTTGCGATGGTATATGGTTTATATCCAACTcgttttttgttttctattcCCTCGCCAAGGCTCAGGGATATATAACACAGAactagttggataaaaatcatacacCATCGCAAATCTTGTGAGATCATTTATAGATTATCCTTAGTAAAGCAGTCTTTCTTCTAATAAAATCTTaatcttatttattattatcgaagAAGAGAATTGTACTAAACACTTGTCTGCTGCTTTTCACCTGTAAACGAGAATTTTTGCATTAAACAGAATGATTGTATACTAATTAGAAACATTATTATCAGTTTACTATAGGgagtaaatttttattatagtaatttggtatacaggtgtATTTCTATATCATTGCTGAAAATTCGAATTGTGTGACATCGCTGGAAAAAAAAAGCAGGTACGTGTACATCTGTCGTGATTTATAAATAGGTATACTTGAATATATATTATCTTTGTAGAGCTCGTAATCTTTTATCAAGGGATTGAGTACCAGTAAGACATCGTAGTTCGCAAACGTGACAAATAGACATTAAATTGGCTccattcataaataaaacaattgctaaagtaaataaaacagttttgataattttttgtgaGCATATTGCTACCAAATAATCGATCCAGATAAAAAGAACAAACGATCGTGTTTATCTCATTAATACGTATACTAAgataaaatgacaattttcgtcaaaataaatgaattttaacattatCGACTTTTTTCAAGGGCAAGAAAAATTCTTCAGCAGTAGTCAAAACGAACAAGTAACAACACaataatcattttatacaaaGCCTTTTATAACCAAAActggca includes:
- the LOC128189784 gene encoding uncharacterized protein LOC128189784 isoform X1, translated to MDDMNALGLIRSEKEKYTIFTEKLKSGEDLLLYNKDVQSTTERSVRLCTNIQKDINAIQDEIQSLNDIIKSFAIHLGEKMKQLVESGYFEETNTKIFKSEENGKNVVTSVLQFIGIKPSMMSGDTKAKQDARKRYDVEQARLMLEYEKIANQQHNLQKLLNQTEDVLAKAKTDITVTNSDVNSIASALRTWSDSLENAKERKKRKAKEEAEKRKREEDRKKREKEREETERRRKEEEERKRKEAEEQKRREEEERKRKEEEERKRKEEEERKRIEEEERKRIEEEERKRKEEERKRQEEEEERERKEEGDRKRKKEEERRKEEEEKKRKEEEERQKREAELKRKEKEREEAEQKRKEEEERKRKEEETKRKEEEERKLKEEEERKRKEEMRRKDPNNWPVYKYYRGSDQGYHNGLCCVVTVVEGNHGFTKEDLSCLSSDRPDDLKRCSENREEIVVASVVKIIPRDGFQFVMDVPMRIFVPYMSIDNDKEIKLKISIDGSKWTYPEKITPTANLNEINVPLVGASLVKFNMVEMAVVSRPKRESFTIKNNVRNAAEIRPSNDENLIMRIPEGTFKRDICAHLKVDNALASRVSSEPDFNHIRIATPLFGVEFDEYTQNDVTLHIQPNYIKKTEFSESLHGRAIHQCANKLVTDMAVGDVIDKLQSKSVLTEQIINKIQSRASNEAKARELLELFKTASESGFKALVESLSAAKQGHLAQILQKTLTDLEESELGSDFEDVKSSKLQLVSSNDSKEWKLMKFRSSSNLPNNTTVSIPSNQRNFDLIGFVVPKGISDEEICRVANEIYQRIYQVPVRLIVKQHMERPSDLYIRCVEKSKSGDAQKEMANQGYKDGPEEMVELGLCDTEEVIFNANGNIKYVSGATQMSFFLNIDTAQPCVQIDVVNKKAQFSSRTYQGNLAYNVGDTPQSPPRSGSFLIHIPKEAQRYAPLTLDVPVKAAAKYLAWQLTKRGSPDKHDLYMKLCMDARKVKVLKNRANREGNTERKCCEAFIMSWASQRPKQENKVTTILESLMELDEDSLAKETDSFLMPFMNGFLSDKSIKELSAKLEPKWELLARKLGFDDEDIKAFNMDFDNDRMRALHMLDRWRLEDSTIELATDITATLLEAIV
- the LOC128189784 gene encoding uncharacterized protein LOC128189784 isoform X2, with translation MDDMNALGLIRSEKEKYTIFTEKLKSGEDLLLYNKDVQSTTERSVRLCTNIQKDINAIQDEIQSLNDIIKSFAIHLGEKMKQLVESGYFEETNTKIFKSEENGKNVVTSVLQFIGIKPSMMSGDTKAKQDARKRYDVEQARLMLEYEKIANQQHNLQKLLNQTEDVLAKAKTDITVTNSDVNSIASALRTWSDSLENAKERKKRKAKEEAEKRKREEDRKKREKEREETERRRKEEEERKRKEAEEQKRREEEERKRKEEEERKRKEEEERKRIEEEERKRIEEEERKRKEEERKRQEEEEERERKEEGDRKRKKEEERRKEEEEKKRKEEEERQKREAELKRKEKEREEAEQKRKEEEERKRKEEETKRKEEEERKLKEEEERKRKEEMRRKDPNNWPVYKYYRGSDQGYHNGLCCVVTVVEGNHGFTKEDLSCLSSDRPDDLKRCSENREEIVVASVVKIIPRDGFQFVMDVPMRIFVPYMSIDNDKEIKLKISIDGSKWTYPEKITPTANLNEINVPLVGASLVKFNMVEMAVVSRPKRESFTIKNNVRNAAEIRPSNDENLIMRIPEGTFKRDICAHLKVDNALASRVSSEPDFNHIRIATPLFGVEFDEYTQNDVTLHIQPNYIKKTEFSESLHGRAIHQCANKLVTDMAVGDVIDKLQSKSVLTEQIINKIQSRASNEAKARELLELFKTASESGFKALVESLSAAKQGHLAQILQKTLTDLEESELGSDFEDVKSSKLQLVSSNDSKEWKLMKFRSSSNLPNNTTVSIPSNQRNFDLIGFVVPKGISDEEICRVANEIYQRIYQVPVRLIVKQHMERPSDLYIRCVEKSKSGDAQKEMANQGYKDGPEEMVELGLCDTEEVIFNANGNIKYVSGATQMSFFLNIDTAQPCVQIDVVNKKAQFSSRTYQGNLAYNVGDTPQSPPRSGSFLIHIPKEAQRYAPLTLDVPVKAAAKYLAWQLTKRGSPDKHDLYMKLCMDARKVKVLKNRANREGNTERKCCEAFIMSWASQRPKQENKDFSLIKV